One genomic window of Paeniglutamicibacter sp. Y32M11 includes the following:
- a CDS encoding CHY zinc finger protein has protein sequence MSRQRPQVLGPVVDDQTRCIHYRTPLDVIAIKFVCCGDFYPCHLCHGVAADHAAEQWPVGRRAERAVLCGVCGCQLRISTYLGLGSCPECAAEFNPGCKLHLELYFQI, from the coding sequence ATGAGCCGGCAGCGGCCGCAGGTCTTGGGCCCGGTGGTTGATGACCAGACGCGTTGCATTCACTATCGGACGCCGCTAGACGTAATTGCTATCAAGTTCGTGTGCTGCGGTGATTTTTATCCATGCCATCTCTGCCATGGCGTGGCCGCGGATCATGCCGCAGAGCAGTGGCCGGTGGGTCGCCGTGCCGAGCGGGCAGTGCTCTGCGGCGTCTGCGGGTGTCAGCTGAGGATCTCTACGTATCTTGGGCTCGGAAGCTGCCCCGAGTGCGCCGCGGAGTTTAATCCCGGATGCAAGCTCCACCTCGAGCTGTACTTCCAGATTTGA
- a CDS encoding LysR family transcriptional regulator — protein sequence MLNDDNQDLFDIRRLALLVEVVEQGSITAAADLMMYTPSAVSQQMRKLEQEVGQPLLNRRSRGVAPTEAGQLLAGHARKIIGQMRAAQSDLDQIAGLGRGSLTVGTFPTLAGSFLPVVIRAFKKRYPAIGLSVRSARFDELVSDLEAGVTGLCLLWDYPWNRFSDDSIRVTEVFQESTVILVARGHRLADRDEVRMEELRTESWIVRAEAHPVVEVLQRSAHDAGFEPTIGFLANDYQEAQAMVSVGMGVAMVPKTAVALQHPDVRVISLGDAAPMRRVFLAQRQDKIYAPAEVAFQSTLLEIARDHHEDYL from the coding sequence ATGCTTAACGACGACAACCAAGATTTATTTGATATTCGAAGGTTGGCGCTGCTGGTGGAGGTGGTCGAGCAGGGTTCCATCACCGCCGCGGCGGATCTCATGATGTACACGCCGTCTGCTGTTTCGCAGCAGATGCGCAAACTTGAGCAAGAAGTGGGGCAACCCTTGTTGAACCGCCGCTCTCGTGGCGTGGCACCCACGGAGGCAGGCCAGCTCTTAGCCGGGCATGCCAGGAAGATTATTGGTCAGATGCGTGCGGCTCAGTCCGACCTCGATCAGATCGCCGGTCTGGGTCGTGGTTCCTTGACCGTGGGTACATTTCCCACGCTGGCCGGTTCGTTCTTGCCGGTGGTGATCCGTGCCTTCAAAAAGCGATATCCGGCCATTGGGTTATCGGTGCGCAGCGCGCGCTTTGATGAACTGGTGTCCGACCTCGAGGCCGGCGTCACCGGGCTGTGTTTGCTCTGGGACTACCCATGGAATCGCTTTAGTGACGATTCCATCCGGGTCACGGAAGTTTTCCAGGAAAGCACCGTCATCCTCGTGGCCCGCGGGCATCGCCTAGCCGACAGGGACGAGGTGCGAATGGAAGAACTGCGTACAGAATCCTGGATCGTCCGTGCCGAAGCCCACCCCGTGGTCGAGGTGTTGCAGAGATCGGCTCATGATGCCGGATTTGAACCGACCATTGGGTTTTTGGCCAACGACTACCAAGAGGCCCAAGCCATGGTGAGCGTCGGGATGGGTGTGGCCATGGTGCCGAAGACTGCCGTTGCCCTCCAACATCCGGACGTACGAGTCATCAGCTTGGGAGATGCAGCGCCCATGCGGAGAGTTTTTCTCGCACAACGCCAAGACAAGATCTATGCACCGGCCGAGGTGGCATTTCAGTCCACACTTCTAGAAATTGCTCGTGATCATCACGAGGACTATCTCTAA
- a CDS encoding NAD(P)-dependent oxidoreductase — translation MSVRAVLLGGTGAMGGATAMMLSEAGWSVDVTGRDPSRMPKALTEAGVNFHQIDRHDIREVQHLISHGADLLVDLLAYSAPHVRALLPALPDVTNMVLISSRAVYTDDAGRHLNGDAPPRFTSPLSETAPTVPPAADDVDPDTREGYAPGKVAAELAALESGFPVTVIRPSKVHGRWARNARTSSVIQLLRSGVERIELAQANTIDHLSAAKNVAALIHTVAPLPGRRILNAADPDAPTAEDIVRIIAAELSWNGHIERAIDGAKLFRHPWQTAMTLDTTAALKMGYRPVGNAVDLITDEVRWLLSTEMA, via the coding sequence GTGAGTGTGCGCGCAGTACTTTTGGGTGGGACCGGTGCCATGGGCGGGGCCACCGCTATGATGCTGTCCGAGGCGGGCTGGAGCGTCGACGTGACGGGTCGTGATCCTTCCAGGATGCCGAAGGCTCTCACCGAGGCGGGCGTAAACTTTCATCAGATCGATCGACACGACATCCGCGAGGTTCAACACCTTATCAGTCACGGCGCCGACCTGCTGGTGGACCTCCTCGCCTACTCTGCTCCCCACGTTCGTGCGCTGCTGCCCGCGCTGCCCGACGTCACCAACATGGTCCTGATTTCCAGCAGGGCCGTTTACACCGATGATGCGGGGCGGCACCTCAACGGCGATGCCCCACCACGCTTTACCTCGCCACTTAGTGAAACGGCTCCCACCGTCCCACCGGCTGCCGATGATGTTGATCCGGATACCCGCGAGGGTTATGCGCCGGGAAAGGTTGCGGCCGAGCTAGCCGCCCTTGAATCGGGGTTTCCGGTCACAGTGATTAGACCTTCAAAGGTGCACGGTCGGTGGGCCCGAAATGCCCGAACCAGCAGTGTTATACAGCTGCTGCGTTCCGGAGTTGAACGTATTGAGCTGGCTCAGGCCAACACGATTGACCACCTGAGCGCCGCCAAAAATGTTGCCGCTCTCATTCACACGGTGGCGCCGCTTCCGGGCAGACGAATCCTCAACGCTGCAGATCCTGACGCTCCGACGGCCGAGGACATCGTGCGGATCATTGCTGCCGAGCTGTCCTGGAACGGGCACATCGAACGGGCTATCGACGGTGCTAAGCTCTTTCGCCACCCGTGGCAGACGGCCATGACGCTAGATACTACGGCTGCGCTCAAGATGGGGTACCGTCCCGTTGGAAATGCCGTTGACCTGATCACCGACGAAGTCCGCTGGTTGTTATCCACGGAAATGGCTTGA
- a CDS encoding DNA alkylation repair protein codes for MPFADQLINESTARSLVTALELVLPQVELPTLKTAATQMDRLSLRERADLLRDALVEDLPGNYATFAQSIRLASQNDTFRGWLIWPVTSAIATKAVAQGTAEAFDDAMALLAELTGRLSAEFAIRTLLRHDLSRALQIIGGWTTSEDLDVRRLATEGTRPYLPWATRVPEITEQPGVTIAVLDALYRDPEEYVRRSVANHLNDLSRDEPELVVDTARGWLSDPDENTARLVRHALRTLVKKGNAQALELLGFGPVSVEISGPVLGRASIGFGQTIGFSATLRNLADEPARVAIDYTVYHRKANGGQTGKTFKLATRTLESGESFEVQRDHSFRAITTRRYHPGTHAISVQVNGVESERAEFELLPEE; via the coding sequence ATGCCATTCGCCGATCAACTGATTAATGAATCTACCGCGCGCAGCCTCGTGACGGCTCTGGAACTGGTGCTGCCACAGGTGGAGCTGCCCACATTAAAGACTGCCGCAACACAGATGGACAGGCTGAGCTTACGGGAGCGCGCCGACCTCCTCCGAGATGCGTTGGTCGAAGACCTTCCGGGGAACTATGCCACATTTGCTCAGAGCATCCGTTTGGCGAGCCAGAACGACACTTTCCGAGGATGGCTAATTTGGCCAGTTACCTCGGCGATTGCAACTAAGGCCGTGGCGCAAGGCACTGCCGAGGCTTTTGACGACGCGATGGCGCTGCTTGCCGAGCTGACCGGACGGCTGAGTGCCGAATTCGCCATCCGGACCTTATTGAGGCACGACCTGTCTCGTGCCCTTCAAATCATTGGCGGGTGGACGACATCCGAAGATCTGGATGTGCGACGTCTGGCCACCGAGGGCACTCGACCGTACCTACCGTGGGCAACCAGAGTTCCGGAAATCACCGAACAGCCCGGAGTGACGATCGCTGTCTTGGACGCCCTGTACCGAGACCCGGAAGAATATGTGCGTCGATCGGTGGCCAACCACCTCAACGACCTGAGCCGTGATGAGCCCGAACTGGTCGTTGACACTGCGCGAGGCTGGCTTTCGGATCCCGATGAGAACACGGCGCGTTTAGTGCGACACGCCCTGCGGACGTTGGTCAAAAAGGGGAATGCTCAGGCGCTTGAACTGCTGGGATTCGGCCCCGTTTCGGTGGAGATTAGCGGTCCCGTGCTGGGCCGTGCCAGCATCGGTTTCGGGCAGACGATCGGTTTCAGTGCGACACTTCGCAACCTCGCGGATGAACCGGCGCGCGTGGCCATCGACTACACGGTCTACCACCGCAAGGCCAACGGGGGACAGACGGGCAAGACCTTTAAGCTCGCCACTCGTACTCTCGAATCGGGAGAAAGTTTCGAGGTTCAACGCGATCATTCGTTCCGGGCGATCACCACCCGGCGTTATCACCCGGGAACACACGCGATCTCTGTGCAGGTAAACGGTGTTGAGTCCGAGCGGGCCGAGTTCGAGCTGCTGCCCGAAGAGTAG
- a CDS encoding SLC13 family permease, whose product MTNTAVKPAPPAEQEVHETASARPTSKRRVMIIAVASIAFIALLALIIGRAIFDPAAASDTETPMTATQVIPLIVLVVMFVIATKWPVNIGVMGLVASFGIGYFMLGMSDKEILADFPASIVLTIVGVTYFFSMAQHNGTIDIIVRNCVRAVRGKTMLLPWVFFLVAAALTSLGTFSPAAVALLAPAAIGFAYESRIHPVLMGAFIINGAHAGGFSPLSVAGVLVHDIALENGFPVSPGALFIASFVINLILSVLTVVVFALLGKLREGDGIKHIDPNASDSVRPRGQQIFTLVLIAAMLVSTLGFHLPIGFVALSAGLLLALVNIKKQQSFVAGISWSTVLLVAGMITYVSLLEHVGVIDTLAHKALALGAPILIALVLCYVIGVGSAFASSTALLAAFIPLAGPLLAVSSLSASGTVAAIAIAATVVDVSPFSTAGALVVANAREDDRQRVYRQLMMYAGAVVLVAPVLAWGLLVPTGIM is encoded by the coding sequence ATGACCAATACAGCCGTAAAACCTGCTCCACCTGCCGAGCAGGAAGTTCACGAAACCGCTTCCGCACGACCGACCAGCAAACGCCGTGTCATGATTATTGCCGTAGCCTCGATCGCCTTCATCGCTCTGCTCGCCCTGATCATCGGACGGGCCATATTCGACCCAGCGGCTGCTTCTGATACGGAGACGCCCATGACGGCCACGCAGGTCATCCCCCTGATCGTTCTTGTTGTGATGTTTGTGATCGCCACCAAATGGCCGGTGAACATCGGAGTGATGGGACTGGTCGCATCCTTCGGCATCGGCTACTTTATGCTCGGAATGAGCGATAAGGAGATCCTGGCGGACTTCCCGGCCAGCATCGTGCTGACCATCGTCGGCGTCACCTACTTCTTCAGCATGGCCCAGCACAACGGGACCATCGACATCATCGTCAGAAATTGTGTGCGGGCCGTCCGCGGTAAGACGATGCTGTTGCCTTGGGTCTTCTTCCTCGTCGCTGCGGCACTGACCTCGCTGGGTACCTTCTCACCGGCCGCCGTTGCATTACTGGCTCCAGCTGCCATCGGCTTTGCCTACGAATCGCGCATTCATCCGGTACTCATGGGTGCCTTCATTATCAATGGCGCTCACGCCGGCGGATTCTCGCCATTGTCCGTCGCCGGCGTCTTGGTGCACGACATCGCCCTGGAAAACGGCTTCCCCGTCTCCCCCGGTGCACTCTTTATCGCTAGCTTCGTGATCAACCTGATTCTTTCCGTGCTCACCGTGGTGGTCTTCGCGCTTCTGGGCAAGTTGCGGGAGGGTGACGGCATCAAACACATCGACCCAAACGCATCCGACAGCGTCCGTCCCCGAGGACAACAGATCTTCACGTTGGTACTGATTGCCGCGATGCTCGTGAGCACCTTGGGCTTCCACCTTCCCATCGGATTTGTTGCTCTCTCTGCCGGGCTGCTGTTGGCACTGGTCAATATCAAGAAGCAGCAGTCCTTCGTCGCCGGCATCTCCTGGTCAACGGTCCTGCTGGTGGCGGGCATGATCACCTACGTCTCATTGCTCGAGCATGTTGGTGTCATCGACACCCTTGCCCACAAGGCGCTTGCCTTGGGTGCACCCATCCTGATCGCACTGGTGTTGTGCTACGTGATTGGTGTCGGCTCGGCCTTTGCTTCCTCCACCGCCTTGCTGGCAGCTTTCATCCCCCTTGCCGGCCCACTGTTGGCCGTCAGTTCCCTGAGTGCCTCCGGCACCGTTGCGGCCATTGCCATCGCCGCCACCGTCGTAGACGTTTCGCCCTTCTCCACCGCCGGCGCCTTAGTAGTGGCCAACGCCAGGGAAGATGATCGCCAGCGCGTCTACCGTCAGCTGATGATGTACGCCGGGGCCGTGGTCCTGGTCGCTCCGGTACTCGCTTGGGGCCTGCTCGTACCCACCGGCATCATGTAA
- a CDS encoding class I adenylate-forming enzyme family protein, whose translation MIIPLTDAEPDLPQRLGRIRAAGDIPLVGDRRWSTSDWDAITAKARCAQVPEATAWATLTSGSSGAPRIVLRSAASWADSFAAASEFLDAGPESQVALPVPPASSLTLFSLAHSLSGGPKPLLGGTVDADALHGTPQSLRALLDAGVSPRLRTALIGGSHLDPALRQRAEAAGIRVTAYYGAAELSFVACDTGEGLRAFPGAELEIRDGELWVRSPFIASGYAGATGPLRRDGDWATVGDRAELNDGYLRLLGRADDAILSASATIVPEEVEAALRLIPGVRDALVFGYPREHIGSLVSALLELEDDVQVTVPDLSRAQLLPAHRPRRWFTGNIPRTASGKPARVEALRLVLAGEVQPLGR comes from the coding sequence ATGATCATTCCCCTCACCGATGCCGAACCCGATCTGCCTCAGCGCCTTGGACGGATCCGCGCGGCCGGCGACATCCCCCTGGTCGGTGACCGCCGGTGGAGCACCAGCGATTGGGACGCCATCACCGCGAAAGCGCGTTGTGCTCAGGTGCCCGAGGCAACCGCTTGGGCGACACTGACCTCCGGAAGCAGTGGGGCGCCGCGGATCGTGCTGCGCAGCGCCGCATCCTGGGCAGACTCCTTCGCAGCCGCTAGCGAATTCTTGGATGCTGGACCGGAGAGCCAGGTGGCTCTTCCGGTCCCGCCGGCATCCTCACTCACCCTATTTTCACTCGCCCATTCCTTGTCCGGTGGCCCGAAGCCACTGCTGGGCGGCACCGTGGATGCCGACGCCCTGCACGGCACCCCACAGTCATTGCGCGCCCTGCTCGACGCGGGAGTTTCACCACGATTGCGTACGGCCTTGATCGGCGGCTCCCACCTGGATCCGGCGCTACGCCAGCGCGCCGAAGCCGCGGGGATCCGCGTCACCGCCTACTACGGTGCGGCAGAGCTGTCCTTTGTTGCGTGCGATACCGGTGAGGGATTGCGCGCCTTCCCGGGTGCCGAGCTGGAGATCCGCGACGGCGAGCTGTGGGTGCGCTCACCGTTCATCGCCTCCGGATATGCCGGTGCCACCGGTCCCCTGCGCCGCGACGGCGACTGGGCCACCGTCGGTGACCGCGCCGAACTCAATGACGGTTACCTGCGCCTACTGGGCCGGGCAGATGACGCGATTCTCAGTGCCTCGGCCACGATCGTGCCCGAGGAAGTCGAGGCGGCACTGCGCTTAATCCCGGGGGTTCGCGACGCGCTGGTGTTCGGATATCCGCGGGAGCACATTGGTTCCTTGGTCTCCGCCCTGCTGGAGCTCGAAGACGATGTGCAGGTAACTGTGCCAGACCTCAGCCGCGCCCAGCTACTGCCGGCTCACCGGCCACGACGTTGGTTCACCGGGAACATTCCACGCACCGCGTCGGGCAAACCCGCGCGGGTCGAAGCCCTGCGTTTGGTACTGGCCGGGGAGGTGCAGCCTCTTGGCCGCTAA
- a CDS encoding energy-coupling factor transporter transmembrane component T: MLTLYRPGTGWLHRLPAGPKLLLILAVVLVVSLLPVHWSTAAIAALVAVAGYTVTGLGPGLSGIRELGHQVFSLRWIMVITLVSQLIFMGPEPAVANTVRVTAAIVLAALLSLTTRVTALLDAIERGLRPLERLGLDAARCALLLTVTISTIPVLGRRAAEVRDAQRDRGARNNPRTFVIPFLIVALKHADELGDALTARGVR, encoded by the coding sequence ATGCTGACGCTGTACCGCCCGGGGACCGGCTGGCTGCATCGGCTGCCCGCCGGTCCAAAGCTGCTGCTGATTTTGGCGGTGGTGCTGGTCGTGTCCTTGCTGCCGGTCCACTGGTCCACGGCCGCCATTGCAGCACTCGTGGCCGTGGCGGGCTACACGGTGACAGGTCTGGGACCGGGTCTCAGTGGGATCCGGGAGCTGGGACACCAGGTCTTTTCGCTTCGCTGGATCATGGTGATCACCCTGGTCAGTCAGCTGATTTTTATGGGTCCTGAGCCCGCGGTGGCCAATACCGTCCGGGTCACCGCGGCGATCGTACTCGCCGCGCTGCTGTCCCTCACCACCCGGGTGACGGCGCTGCTGGATGCTATCGAGCGCGGGCTGCGCCCCCTGGAACGGTTGGGCCTGGACGCGGCGCGATGCGCCCTCTTGCTGACGGTCACCATCAGCACCATCCCGGTGCTCGGACGCCGGGCGGCCGAGGTACGTGATGCGCAGCGGGACCGTGGGGCGCGGAACAACCCGCGAACCTTCGTGATCCCCTTTCTGATCGTCGCGCTTAAACACGCCGATGAACTTGGAGATGCACTAACCGCGCGTGGTGTGCGATGA
- a CDS encoding energy-coupling factor ABC transporter ATP-binding protein, protein MSAAAIRLRDVGVRLGEVDVLQNLSLDLQARTVAVIGENGSGKSTFARVLGGLINRTSGELSIMGIDPARRAAELRRRIAIVFSNPDAQIIMPTVAEDVAFSLRTERLPPAELTRRVGAAMEHFGLTELAQRPSHDLSGGQKQLLALCGAMVRNPELVIADEPTAYLDARNARRVAEHLLADAGHRLVLVTHDLALAARCEQVALFADGALVGLGEPEEIISQYEAVLAC, encoded by the coding sequence ATGAGCGCGGCGGCTATTCGACTTCGGGACGTCGGGGTGCGCCTGGGCGAGGTGGACGTGCTGCAAAATCTGTCCCTGGATCTTCAAGCGCGCACCGTCGCGGTCATTGGGGAGAACGGTTCGGGTAAATCTACCTTTGCTCGAGTGCTCGGTGGCTTGATCAATCGAACCTCGGGTGAACTGAGCATCATGGGCATAGATCCTGCACGCCGGGCTGCCGAGTTGCGCCGTCGCATCGCGATCGTCTTCAGCAACCCCGACGCACAAATCATCATGCCGACCGTTGCCGAGGACGTGGCCTTCTCGCTGCGCACAGAGCGCCTCCCACCGGCGGAGCTCACCCGACGGGTGGGTGCAGCCATGGAACACTTCGGGCTCACGGAGCTGGCACAACGCCCCTCACACGATCTTTCCGGTGGCCAGAAACAGCTGCTCGCGCTCTGTGGTGCCATGGTCCGCAACCCGGAACTGGTCATTGCCGATGAACCAACCGCGTACCTTGATGCCCGCAACGCCCGCCGCGTCGCCGAACACCTCTTAGCGGACGCCGGACACCGCCTGGTGCTTGTCACCCACGACCTTGCGCTGGCGGCACGGTGCGAACAGGTCGCACTTTTTGCCGATGGAGCGCTGGTGGGCCTCGGGGAACCGGAGGAGATCATCTCCCAATATGAGGCGGTGCTGGCATGCTGA
- a CDS encoding GNAT family N-acetyltransferase, which translates to MIAETLVISGSQFKLRRAVESDVEHIVELLANDAVRRAENSTAPEHQGQYLRAFRAIQADPAHLLIVVTDDRDAVVATMQLTVIPGLARFGATRLLVEAVRVENNLRGNGLGSAMMRWAIAEGKRRGVGLVQLISDQSRTAAHRFYERLGFTASHVGFKLFIKEQ; encoded by the coding sequence ATGATCGCCGAAACCCTCGTTATATCCGGAAGCCAATTCAAGCTGCGTCGGGCCGTCGAATCAGATGTTGAGCACATTGTTGAGCTGCTGGCCAACGATGCGGTGCGACGAGCGGAAAACTCGACCGCACCCGAGCATCAAGGACAATATCTTCGGGCCTTCCGTGCGATCCAAGCGGATCCGGCACACCTGCTGATTGTGGTGACTGATGATCGGGATGCCGTTGTTGCCACCATGCAATTAACTGTCATTCCGGGGCTGGCCAGATTCGGTGCCACACGGTTGTTGGTGGAGGCCGTCCGGGTCGAGAATAACTTGCGTGGCAACGGACTTGGATCGGCGATGATGCGCTGGGCCATTGCTGAAGGTAAGCGTCGTGGCGTCGGCCTGGTGCAACTCATCAGCGACCAGTCCCGCACCGCGGCTCACAGGTTTTATGAACGATTGGGCTTCACCGCCTCCCACGTGGGGTTCAAGCTGTTCATCAAAGAGCAATGA
- a CDS encoding biotin transporter BioY, whose amino-acid sequence MAPPELLPNRHDRRGLDAKGLARVAVFAAIVAVLGLPGGFTLAGGVPITVQTLGVMLAGAILGPWLGALSMTVLLALVAIGLPLLAGGRGGIGVFFGPSAGYLIGWILGALVIGLIVHAAGRKPVVWRTALGIFVGGIPVIYAVGVPVQSMITGLPLGQTLLMSSAFLPGDLFKVVTATFIVTTLLRAYPRAFARVWAATPTRALDRV is encoded by the coding sequence ATGGCCCCTCCAGAACTCCTGCCAAATCGTCACGACCGACGAGGACTCGACGCCAAAGGCCTAGCCCGGGTCGCCGTGTTCGCCGCCATCGTTGCCGTCCTTGGCCTGCCGGGCGGCTTCACCCTCGCGGGCGGCGTTCCGATCACCGTCCAAACGCTCGGCGTGATGCTCGCCGGAGCCATTCTGGGTCCATGGTTAGGCGCACTGTCGATGACGGTGCTGCTGGCACTGGTAGCGATTGGTCTACCGCTGCTGGCCGGCGGACGCGGTGGCATCGGCGTTTTCTTCGGTCCATCGGCCGGATACCTCATCGGCTGGATTCTTGGCGCATTGGTGATCGGTCTGATCGTGCATGCCGCAGGGCGCAAGCCGGTGGTTTGGCGGACCGCGCTCGGCATTTTTGTGGGGGGAATCCCGGTCATCTACGCCGTGGGGGTCCCGGTGCAGAGCATGATCACCGGACTGCCGCTCGGCCAGACCCTCCTGATGAGCTCGGCCTTCCTGCCGGGTGACCTGTTCAAGGTCGTCACCGCGACGTTCATCGTGACGACTCTTCTCCGGGCGTATCCTCGAGCCTTCGCCCGCGTGTGGGCGGCCACACCAACCCGAGCCTTGGACCGGGTCTAA
- a CDS encoding PrpF domain-containing protein: MKIESEWMRGGTSKCWVFETEQLNETQTSLDELLPRLFGSPDQRQIDGVGGATSTTSKAIILHPSTQPGIDVEFTFAQVGIEEATVDWGSNCGNCSAVVGLYAIEKGWVLPHAETTRITTRNTNTGQIIVQRVPTPGGALPIVPEANMPGVAFPGYKVGLGFQNPAGMTTGSLLPSGAANDVLTADGTNWTVSMVDAGAPVVIVRAEDLGLDVARYDTWVGGVELQLDTLDKIRRQAAVLMGLAATAAEAARAIPKLAIVGAPAADPDADVNVMMLSMGRPHPALAITGSIALTLAARTPNTVLSNITGNTARSTLRLRTPAGVIETWSEEHDGSLVVGVDRTARTIASTTIYLSEAIGSVAEASLASASY, encoded by the coding sequence ATGAAGATTGAATCTGAATGGATGCGCGGCGGCACCAGCAAATGCTGGGTATTCGAAACCGAGCAGCTCAACGAGACACAAACCAGTCTCGATGAATTGCTTCCCCGACTTTTCGGAAGCCCCGACCAGAGGCAAATTGATGGTGTCGGCGGAGCCACGTCGACCACCAGCAAGGCAATAATTCTTCACCCCTCGACCCAGCCAGGTATCGACGTCGAATTCACCTTCGCTCAGGTCGGCATCGAAGAAGCCACGGTGGACTGGGGAAGCAACTGCGGAAATTGCTCCGCGGTCGTGGGGCTATATGCCATCGAGAAGGGCTGGGTCCTCCCACACGCAGAGACCACCCGGATCACCACCCGCAACACAAACACCGGGCAGATCATTGTTCAGCGCGTGCCGACCCCCGGAGGGGCCCTACCCATCGTTCCGGAGGCGAATATGCCCGGCGTTGCGTTCCCCGGGTACAAGGTCGGGCTCGGTTTTCAGAATCCGGCGGGAATGACCACCGGCAGCCTGCTGCCCTCGGGCGCGGCCAACGACGTACTCACCGCCGACGGAACCAACTGGACCGTATCCATGGTCGATGCTGGCGCTCCGGTTGTCATCGTCCGCGCCGAGGACCTTGGCTTGGACGTCGCCCGATACGACACCTGGGTCGGCGGAGTCGAACTGCAGTTGGACACCTTGGACAAGATCCGCCGGCAGGCAGCCGTGCTCATGGGTCTCGCGGCCACCGCCGCCGAGGCCGCCCGGGCCATCCCTAAACTCGCCATCGTTGGCGCCCCGGCAGCGGACCCCGATGCCGATGTCAACGTCATGATGCTCTCGATGGGCAGGCCCCACCCGGCACTGGCCATCACCGGCAGCATCGCTCTGACTCTGGCTGCACGAACACCCAACACGGTACTGAGCAACATCACCGGCAACACTGCGCGAAGCACGTTGCGCTTACGCACACCAGCCGGAGTGATCGAGACCTGGAGCGAGGAACACGACGGGTCACTAGTGGTCGGCGTCGACCGAACGGCCCGCACCATCGCCAGCACCACCATCTACCTCTCCGAGGCCATCGGCAGCGTCGCCGAAGCCTCCCTAGCAAGCGCAAGTTACTGA
- a CDS encoding thiolase family protein — MAAKNDPVIIAARRSPIGTRGRALAHLRVEELAAPVIRAALNDAEAIHGAPINVADVILGNCMGPGGNPGRVSALAAGLGHAVPGATVDRQCGSGLAALLDAAAAIRAGDPRMRIAGGVESASTAPVRSINGKGYDKAPFAPSGFSDPEMTRAAEDLAVHDQLSRPRQDAHAARSHARARAALSAGRFTAELVPLAGLEHDDAIGGAERLLTRLPPLFPGGTLTAGTATRIGDGAAALVLAGPGSGPGLGLRASAVTGCDPALPGIGAAGAIRAALDSAGLKMGDIAAFEIVEAFAAQSLAVLDRLGLKDDDPRLSADGGALALGHPWGASGAIAVVRLFSRLVRSGAPAGTFGVAAASIGGGMGIAVVVEVVR, encoded by the coding sequence TTGGCCGCTAAGAATGATCCGGTGATCATCGCCGCCCGACGATCACCGATTGGTACCCGCGGCCGCGCCCTGGCCCACTTACGCGTGGAGGAACTGGCCGCGCCGGTGATCCGGGCTGCCCTCAACGATGCCGAGGCTATCCACGGTGCTCCGATCAACGTGGCCGATGTGATTCTGGGCAACTGCATGGGCCCGGGTGGAAACCCCGGCCGGGTTTCCGCGCTGGCGGCCGGTCTGGGCCACGCGGTGCCCGGTGCCACGGTGGATCGACAGTGCGGTAGCGGGCTGGCCGCACTACTTGATGCCGCGGCAGCGATCCGCGCCGGCGATCCTCGGATGCGTATCGCCGGAGGTGTTGAGAGTGCCTCCACGGCACCGGTGCGTTCGATCAACGGCAAAGGCTACGACAAGGCACCCTTTGCTCCTTCCGGCTTCAGCGACCCGGAAATGACCCGGGCCGCCGAGGACTTAGCGGTGCACGATCAGCTGTCACGCCCACGTCAGGATGCCCATGCGGCCCGCAGTCATGCGCGCGCCCGGGCGGCACTGTCGGCCGGGCGCTTCACCGCCGAGCTGGTGCCGCTGGCCGGGCTGGAGCATGACGACGCGATCGGCGGCGCGGAACGACTGCTCACCCGCCTGCCACCACTTTTTCCCGGTGGCACGCTCACCGCCGGCACGGCAACGCGCATCGGGGATGGCGCGGCTGCCCTGGTGCTAGCCGGGCCCGGCTCCGGACCCGGGCTTGGCCTGAGAGCCTCGGCAGTTACGGGCTGCGATCCGGCACTACCTGGCATCGGCGCCGCCGGAGCCATCCGGGCCGCCCTCGACTCGGCGGGTTTGAAGATGGGGGACATTGCTGCGTTCGAAATTGTGGAGGCCTTTGCCGCCCAGAGCCTCGCGGTGCTCGATCGGCTCGGACTCAAGGACGATGACCCGCGACTGTCCGCCGATGGAGGTGCGCTGGCACTCGGTCATCCGTGGGGCGCCAGTGGTGCCATCGCGGTGGTCCGACTCTTCAGTCGGCTCGTGCGCTCCGGTGCCCCGGCCGGGACCTTTGGAGTGGCAGCTGCATCGATTGGTGGCGGCATGGGGATCGCCGTCGTCGTGGAGGTGGTTCGATGA